One stretch of Hemitrygon akajei chromosome 18, sHemAka1.3, whole genome shotgun sequence DNA includes these proteins:
- the tmem106a gene encoding transmembrane protein 106A, which yields MGKSFSHLPTFSRQGKKEDAESIVTETDRKSVENTDEVQGNNGEASSHVPYVEFVGRENVTCPTCQGTGRIPRGQENELVALIPYSDQRLQPQRTKLYVAVAVIISLLISGLAIFFLFPRSIDVEHVGIKSAYVIDDKKDYRVILKITNILNVTNYNFYSISITDLNVQIVFFNEVLGTVNIKNTTVFRPLGGGQIFYAVTATLDDPGMYHYCTMPEIKVHNIVISIQATVTAWYLSHSEQVSVDAYQYVDCGSNTTHLHSPYYPPQSKQLQEIVS from the exons ATGGGTAAATCATTCTCTCATTTACCTACTTTCTCAAGACAAGGCAAGAAAGAAGATGCAGAGTCTATTGTGACAGAGACAGATAGAAAATCTGTAGAAAACACAGATGAAGTACAGGGCAACAATGGAGAGGCCAGTTCTCATGTTCCTTATGTAGAGTTTGTGGGAAGAGAAAATGTCACATGTCCCACATGTCAAGGGACTGGCAGAATACCAAGAG GCCAGGAGAATGAGTTGGTTGCCCTAATACCATACAGTGACCAGAGACTGCAACCACAACGAAC gAAGCTGTATGTGGCAGTTGCTGTGATCATCAGCCTTTTGATCAGTGGGCTTGCAATCTTTTTCCTTTTCCCACGTTCCATTGATGTTGAACATGTTGGTATTAAGTCAGCCTATGTCATTGATGACAAGAAGGATTACAGAGTTATTCTTAAAATTACG AATATACTAAACGTAACAAACTACAACTTCTACAGCATCAGTATTACTGATCTCAATGTACAGATTGTGTTTTTTAATGAGGTCCTTGGAACTGTGAACATCAAAAATACGACGGTCTTCAGGCCTTTGGGAGGTGGCCAG ATTTTCTATGCAGTCACTGCTACACTAGATGATCCCGGCATGTA CCATTATTGCACAATGCCTGAAATCAAAGTCCACAATATTGTGATCTCAATACA AGCAACGGTAACAGCCTGGTATTTGTCACACTCTGAGCAAGTCTCTGTTGATGCTTACCAATACGTTGATTGTGGCTCCAATACCACCCATCTTCATAGCCCCTATTACCCTCCCCAGAGCAAACAGTTGCAAGAGATTGTCAGTTAA